The genomic stretch CGGATCGCACACCGCCACGACCGCACATTGTTCCGAAAACAGAAACGGTTTGAGGTTCGCATACATGGCCTGCCGCCCCATGCCGATCATTGCCACGGCGATACGTTTGGATGGTGCATCGGCCCCAAACACCCGCGAAGGCAAGATCATCGGCACAGCGGTTGCCGCCATCGCTTTCATCGCGCCCCGGCGCGAGATCCGGCCGGCCGTCTTGCTCATGGGCATATTCGGCCCTCCTTTCGCGTTGCGTTTTCCGCGAACTGTCTTCCTCTGAGAGCGCGTACGGAAAGCTCGTAGAACAGGCTGTCCAGCCTGTTTGTCCACAGATATCGCCCGGCTTCGAAAAGGACAAACAGGACGTCTGTCCTACGTACCATGCCCAAACGACTTTCCTTGCACGATTTGAGGCGATACTAACGACAATCAGTCACGTGCGTCAAGTTCCCGTTTCGCCTATAATGAGGCGTGAATGAGGATGGAGAATTATCGGCCATGTCCGGGAAAGCACACATTTCGCGCGAGACGGTTGCCTTCAGGGATGCGCTTTCGGGTTTTCTGGTCCTCATCGCACTAATCTTGGTTCCTTTGGCCTCGCGGTTGTTCAGCGCCGACCCTCTGAAACGAGGCGGGCTGGCAGCCGTGATCTATCCGTTGTACGCGGTCATACTCGTCTTGTCGTCGTTTGTGCTCTGGACGGGCGCCCGATGTTTGTGGGCGCGTATCCGGCGGCAAACAACGGAGGAAAATCCACAACGATGAACGAACTCGATGCCGAATTCGCAAGAAGCCTGTTGCCTGCGCGGCCCTTGGACGCGCACAAGGGTACGTTCGGTCATCTGTTCATAGTTGCGGGTTCGCGCGGTTTCACGGGCGCGGCGAAACTCGCGTGCGAGGCGGCGATGCGTTCGGGCGTTGGGCTGGTCACGCTGGGCGTGCCGCGTCCGCTGGCGGATTGCATGGCGGCGGTCTTGACCGAAGCCATGACGTTGCCGTTGCCCGCGACGGACGCGGAATCCTTTTCCGAAGACGCTGTCGAACCGGCGCTGGCGTTCGCGCACGGCAAGCAGGCAGTAGCGCTGGGTCCCGGCCTGTCGCAACACCCTTCCACGTTGGCATTCGTGGCGGCGTTCGTGAAGAAATGTCCTGTCCCGCTGCTCGCCGATGCCGACGGATTGAACGCGCTGGCCGCGCAACCCGATGCGTTGACCGGCGTCTCCGCGCCGTTCGTGATCACGCCGCATCCCGGCGAAATGGCGCGGCTTCTTCAAACGTCCAGCGAGGAAGTCCAGCGCGACCGCGAAGCGGCGGCGCGCGAAGCCGCGAAACGCTTCGGATGCGTTGCCGTCCTGAAAGGCCATCGCACACTCATCGCGACGCCGGACGGCGAGTTGCACCTAAACACGACCGGGAACGCCGGTCTCGCCAAGGGCGGCACAGGCGACGTATTGGCCGGCCTGATCGGCGGGCTGATGGCGCAGGGCATGTCCGTCCGCGACGCGGCCATCCTCGGCGTGTACGTGCACGGGCTCGCGGGCGACCGCGCGGCTTCCGTCCGGACGCAGCGCGGCATGACGGCAAGCGACGTGGTCCGCGCGATTCCGGACGCGTGGCGGCTGATCGAAGAAGGGACGCCGCCATGAGCCGCCTGCGCGATATGGGCGAATTCGGGCTGATCGCGCACATCGCGAAACTGGCCAAGTCCGCCCCGCACGTCATCGAGGGCATCGGCGACGACTGCGCGGTGCTGCGGCTCGACCGCCGGACCTTGCTCGTCTCCTGCGACCTCTCGATGGAAGGCGTTCATTTCCTGCCCGGCACGCCGCCGGAGGCCATCGGCTGGAAATCCGCCGCGTCGAGCCTGAGCGACATCGCCGCCATGGGCGGCGCGGCGAACTTCGTGCTGGTTTCACTGGCCTGTCCGCTGGATTGCGATGTCGCGTTTATCGAACGCGTTTACGACGGCCTGCTCGACGCGCTGGCCCAATACGGGGCGGTGCTGATTGGCGGGGACACGTCCCGTTCGCCGGCGGGGCTGTTGCTGGATGTCACTGTGATAGGCGAAGCCGTGGGCGAACGGTGTCTCACGCGCAGGGGCGCGCGGCCCGGCGACTGCCTTGCCGTTACGGGGCATTTGGGATTGTCTGCGGCCGGTCTGCACGCACTCAAACACGGCCATGACGCGCCCTCGCTCGTGCGTGCGCATTACCAGCCCGTGCCGCGCATTTCGGAAGGCCAATGGCTCGCGTCGCGACCGGAAGTCCACGCCATGATTGACATCAGCGACGGATTGGCCCAGGACGCCGGGCACCTGGCGGAAGCCGAGCGGTTGGGCCTGAACATCAAGAAGCAACTCGTGCCGCTCCATCCCGATCTTGCCGCCTATGTGGAGCAGCACGGCTGCGATGCCTATGCGTTCGCGGTCGCGGGAGGCGAAGATTACGAACTGGCATTCGCTGTAGACGGCCAGGCATGCGAAGAAGTGTTCGCCGCGTTCCGCCGCGAGTTTCGCACGCTCATCTCGGTGGTTGGACGCTTTACCGACGCGTGGCACGGCGTCCGTGTGGATGGCGAACCGATGGCGCAAGGAGGGTTCGAACATTTCAGAAGTCAGTAGCCAACGCATTCCATCGGCGAAGAATCTCGAATAGGACGATGCCGAATGCCGTGGCCACATTGATCGTGTTCTTGTGGCCCAGCATGGGGATTTGAACGACGGCGTCGCATCGGGCGATCGTCTTGTCGGCAATGCCGAAAACCTCGTTGCCGAAAACGACGGCCACCGGTTTCGGCCACGGGTACATGGTGTGCGAGATCGCGTTGGGCCTCACCTCAACGGCCACAATGGGCACCCCCTCCGCGTGCAGCCGATCGATCGCGTCGCCTGTCCGCTCGTAATAGGTCCAAGGCACGTACGCGAACGCGCCCAGCGATGTTTTTTCGATTTTCCGGTGCGGGGGATGGGCCGACATCCCGCACAGATGGATATGGGCAACGGCCCCCGCGTCGGACGTCCGGAAGATGGACCCCACGTTGTAGGCGCTGCGTAGATTGTCCAGCACCACGTGGACAGGATTGGCGGGCGCGGTTTGCCATTCCTCGCGCGGCGTGCCGGCGTAATAGGGTTCGAGTTCGCTCACGATGCGGTGTCTCCCCGGCGGCGGGCCTGGCCCGAAACCATGCGGATGCAGGCGTCGAAAGCCTTGTCCGCCGTGATGCGCCGCAATTTCTCCTCGGCGGACAGTGATGGATCGTCCACGTATAGGATTTCGCAGGGCCGCTGATAAGGCGCGTGCTTTGCGGGATCGGTTCCGCCGAAAACGGCGACGACCGGCACACCCATGATCGAAGCAATGTGCATCGGGCCGGTGTCGCCACCGAAATACAGATCCGCGCGGTGCAGCAGCCACGCCAGTTCCTTGAGTCCGCCCGTCTCCGGCGGAATGACCGGCTTGCGCCGCATGAGCGAGACGACCGCCTCGACGTCTCCGCGCTGTCCCGGCCCCCACGTCATCAAGACTTCGAAACGCCCGTCCGCCAGCAGCCGCTCGGCGAGCTCCGCGAAACGCTCGGCGGGCCATCGTTTTTCCGGGCGCTCCATCGGCGCGTGCATGGCCACGACGCGCTTGCCGGCGTCGAACGATTCCTCGTAGAACGCATCCACCGCCTCCTGGATGTCCGGCGGGACGTAAATCGCCGGCCCGTAGGCTTCCCGGCGCTTGCAGAACAAGTCGCAAAGCGTGAGATTCTCCGCGACGCGGTTCATATTTTTCGATCGCAGGGCGGCGCGGTGGTTCGTAAAGATCCAACTCCCCTCTTGCGCGCGCGGCGACGCGAACCCGTACCGTTCCGGCGCGCGCGACGCGCCGATAATCGCGCCGCTTTTCAGGATGCCGTGGAAGTCCACCGCGATGTCGTAGCGCCGCGCGCGGATTTGCCTGCAAAACTGGAGAAAGGCCCGCGAACCGTGGTCCCGGTCGAAAACAAGCACATTGTCGAGCAGGGGATGATCCTCGACGACCCCGGCGGATTTCGGTTCGACGGCCCAGTCAATCTGCGCGTTCGGGTAGGCCGCGCGAATCGTGTTGAGCGCGGGCAACACGCGGACCACGTCGCCGATGGCGCTCAGCCGAATGATGAGGATGCGCGGTAATCCGTTCTGCATAAAACTCCTTGCCTTGCGTGGCGCGCCGCCGGGTGGCAGTCCGCGCGGTGATGGTATAATATGTCAATTTGCGCGGAAGAATCACGAAGAACGATAGGCAAAAGAAGGAGCAGCCGAACCCATGCCGAAATTGTCTGAGGTCGAGGAATCGGTCCTGAACGCCATGACGGCCCGCCGCCCGGATTTGGGGATCTGCGCGGAAACGCTGCTGGCGCTGCACGAGGCGCTCGTCCGCTCGTACGATGCGGGCGGCAAATTGCTGGTCTGCGGCAACGGCGGCAGCCATTCGGACGCGGTTCATATCGTGGGCGAGTTGTGCAAGAGTTTCGAGCGCAAACGGCCCGTTACGCCGGAACTCAAGACGCGCCTCGAACCCCTCGCTTACGGCAAGGAACTGGCGCAATACCTCGAAACGGGCCTGCCTGCCATTGCGCTCGGTTGCAACGGCGCGCTCAAGACCGCCGTCGAGAATGATTCGCCGCTGCGCAACATCGCCTATGCGCAGGAAACCCTCGCGCTCGGCAAGCCGGGCGACGTGTTCATCGGCATTTCGACTTCCGGCAACGCGGAGAACTGCCTCATGGCGATGTCCGTCGCGCGGGCTGTCGGCATGACCGTCGTCTCGCTGACCGGGCCGAAAGGCGGTAAGATGGCCGAATTCGCCGACATCGCGCTGCGCGCCCCCGGCAATACCACCAAGGAAATCCAGGAAGCGCATCTGGCGCTGTATCACACGTTCTGCGCGCTCATCGAGGCGCATTACTTCCCGGAAATGAGGTAAAGGGATGAAAGGGACGTCAGGGACAAAAAGGTCAATTGAACACCTATCGTGATGTGGCGTCCTTTATATCCCTTAGGTCCGTTGTGTCCTTTGGAGGAGGTCTGAGTTATGGGAGGAGAGGCCATTACGCGGGCGCGGCTTTTGCGCGCGCGGGCGATTCGCGGGGCGGGGAGCATCGAGGCGGCATTGGCGGCGGGTACGTTGCCGCGCCGGGCGGACATGACGTTGTCCGAGGCCATTGTCCTCGGCTTGTTGCGCCAGGGCGTGCGGCGGTTCCTGTGCGTCCTCGGCCACGGATCGACGGAAGTCGGTGAAGTCCTGCGCGTCTATGAATCGGAAGGTCTTGTGCGCACATATGGCGTCCGCAATGAAATCGAAGCCACGCACGCCGCGACCGCGTTGCGCTGGGTGACGGGCGAGAAGGCCGCTGTCGTCGCCTCGATCGGACCGGGGCCGTTGCAGGCGCTGGCGGCCTCCATCACACCCGCGAGCGACGGCATCGGTGTCTGGTTCCTGTTTGGCGACGAAACGACCGAGGACGAGGGGCCGAACATGCAGCAGGTGCCGAAACACGAGCAGCATCTGTTCCTGCGGTTGTGCGCGACGATGGGCGAAGCGTATTGCCTGCACACACCGGGCGCGGTGGCAACGGCGCTGCGGCGCGGCATGAACACGGTGGACCATCCGTTCCGCGCCGGCCCGTTCTTCCTCCTGATGCCTATGAACACCCAGCCGGCGATCATCCCGTCGTTCAACCTCGACGAATTACCTGTCGCGCCGCCGCCGCGACCGGGCGCGGCTGCGGACGACAGCGCCTACGTGCAAGCCGTCGAATGGATCCGCTCGGCGCGGCGCATCGTGGTGAAGGCGGGTGGCGGCGCGCGGCACGCCGGGCCGGAACTGATCGAATTCCTCGAACTTGCCGGTGCGGTCGCCGTGCTCAGTCCGCTCGTCTCGGGCGTCATTCCGTACGAGCACCCGCGCAACATGGGCGTCGGCGGATCCAAAGGTTCGCTGTGCGGCAATTTCGCAATGGAAGAGGCGGACCTGCTCGTCGCCGTCGGTACGCGGGCCGTCTGCCAATCCGACTGTTCGCGCACCGGCTATCCCAAGGCAGAGCATGTCGTCAACATCAACGCCGATATGGATGCCGCCATGCACTACAACCGCACCCTGCCCCTGGTCGGCGACGCGGCGTTGACGCTCGCGGAATTGAACGCGCGGCTGCGCGCCGCGCCGCAGGCGGATGGATCGCCCGATTGGCTGGACGTTTGTCTCAAAAAGCGCGAAGAATGGCAGGCCTTCAAGGCGAAGCGGTATGCAACGCCATGCCTCCTCGACGAGGCCTGGGGCCGGGAAGTCCTGACGCAACCCGCCGCGATCAAGACGGCCAGCGATTGGGCGCGCGCGCATGACGCGGTGTCGTTTTTCGACGCGGGCGACGTGCAGGCCAACGGGTTTCAGATCGTCGAGGACGACCGCCTCGGCCGCACCTTTACGGAAACCGGCGCAAGTTACATGGGCTTCGCCGTGTCGGCCCTGCTGGCCACCGGCATCGCCGAACAGCCGTTCTACGGCCTTGCGTTTACCGGCGACGGTTCGTTCACGATGAATCCGCAGATCCTGATTGACGGCGCCATGCACGGCGCGCGCGGCTGCATCCTGCTGTTCGACAACCGCCGCATGGGCGCCATATCCGGTTTGCAGGGCGCGCAGTACGGCGCGATCCACGCAACATGGGACACCGTCGAGGTGGACTACGCCGCGTGGGCGAACGCCGTGAAAGGCGTACAGGGCCTGTTCGGCGGCCATTCCACACGCGAGCTGCTCGATGCGCTCGACAAGGCGCGCGCACATGAGGGCCTGTCATTGATCCATCTGCCCGTATACTACGGCGACGACCCGTTGGGCGGCATGGGCGTTTTCGGAAGATGGAACGTCGGCAACTGGTGTACGGACACGCAGGCCATGCGGCACGACATCGGACTGTAGGAATGCTTGCCATGACAATACCAAACTTGATGTACATTGACGGCGAATGGGTGGCGGCATCGGACGGATGCACGCTGAACATCGTCAACCCGGCCACGGAAGAGGCCGTGGACACGATTCCGATGGCAACGGAAACGGATGTGGATCGCGCACTCGAGGCGGCGGACCGCGCATGGCGCTCATGGCGCGAGGTGGACGCGTGGACGCGCAGCGCGACGTTGCGCAAGGCCGCCGATCTCGTCCGAGACCGCGCCGACGCCATTGCCGCCGTGATTACCGAAGAGCAGGGCAAGACGATCGCGGAGGCGCGCGGCGAGACGCTGGCCGCCGCGGATCAGTTCGACTGGTACGCGGACGAAGCGCGCCGAATCTACGGGCGGCTCGTGGACGGCCATTCGCGCGCGCACCGGATTATGGTGATGCGCCAGCCCATCGGACCGGTCGCGGCCTTCAGTCCGTGGAATTTCCCCGCGCTGTTGTCGTCGCGCAAAATGGCGCCCGCGATCGCGGCGGGCTGCTCGATTGTCGTGAAACCCGCACGCGAAGCCCCCCGCACGACGTTGTGTCTCGCGCAGGCGTGCCACGATGCCGGCGTGCCGCGCGGCGTGGTCAACGTCGTGACGGGCGATTCCGGCATGATCAGCCGGAAACTGTGCCTGTCGCCGGTGATCCGCAAGGTCACGCTCACCGGCTCGGCGCCGGTGGGGCAGGAATTGCTTCGCCTGTGCGCCGAAGTCGTCAAACCGGTCACAATGGAACTCGGCGGACATAATCCCGTACTTGTCTTTGAAGACGCGGACATCGATCGCGCGGCGGAAATCTGCGCGCGCGGCAAATTCCGCAACAACGGACAGGTCTGCATCGCGGCCAGCCGCTTCTTCGTGCAAGAATCCATCGCCGAACGTTTCACCGCGCGATTCGTCGAGGTCACGCGCGGCCTGCGACAGGGCAACGGACGCGATCCGAAGACGGACGTCGGGCCGCTGGCCAACCGGCGGCGGCTTGAAGCCACGGAGGCATTCGTCGCCGACGCCGTCGCAAAAGGCGCGAAAGTCGAATGCGGCGGCGCGCGCGCAAGCGAATTCCCGAAGGGATTTTTCTACAAACCCACGGTCCTGACGGGCGTGACGGACGATATGGACATTATGAACGAAGAGCCGTTCTGTCCGGTCGCGCCGATCGCAACGTTCAGCGCGCTCGATGATGCGCTTACGCAGGCGAACAACACCCGGTTCGGACTGGCCGCCTATGTGTTCACGCAGAATACGCGGACGATGTTCCTCGCGGCGGAAGGACTCGAAGCCGGCATGATCGGCGTCAACAACCTCGTCATCGCCAGCGCCGAGATACCCTTCGGCGGCGTGAAGGCATCCGGTTTTGGACGCGAAGGCGGCAGCGAGGGCATCGAGGCCTACACTATGGCCAAGTATGTGAACATTCTTCTCTGACCCGGACAACGCCTACAACCCAGTTTCTCTTTGTGTATGTCACAATAAAGAATGATGAACCACGCATTCCCTGAAAAAGTCCGCGTTGATGGCGCCTGCGGGAAAAACCGGCGATTTACACGCGCCTGTTTTGCCGTGATCGGCTGCCTGCTATGGCTGTTGGCGGCGGGATTGGCGCTGGAAACCTCCGCCGTCGTTCGACTTTGGTGGATTGAAACACACAACCCGTTCATCCTGGCCGCGAAACGCAATGCTTCCCCGCGCGACAGCAAGCCCTTGCCTTTGCGCAACGGGGAGAATTTCCGGCGCGACTGTGTGGATCCGCCGGGCTGGAATTCACTTGTCCCGGCCCCGGCGCTTCCCGAATGGGCCGAACCCAGGCAACAGGAATCGAAGGAAGAGGCGGAACGGCGCCGGGCGTTCTTCGGCGGGTTGAACGAGGCGGACAAAAACCTTTTTGCCTTGTTGAACGACGAGTGGGTGGCAGTGATTGACATGTCCGGTAAGGTACGCCATGTGTATGGTAACTGGCTGTGCCGTGCCGCTGTCGAAGCGGGCGCCTTGCCTCCGATGCTTCTGGCGCTGGAACGACGCCTTGCCGAACCGGGCGCCCCGAAGCCGAAGAGGTCGGGATCCTATGTGAATCTCAAACTGGAAGCGATTCCGGACATTCGGGACGACAAGGAGATCCTGTTGCGGGAATCAGGCGATCCCGGCTTGTTTCATGCCTTTATTCCCAGTGATTTCAAGACGCTTCGCTTCGGCAATTTGCCGCCCGACACCCCATGGGACGGCATTCCCTTCTTCCGATACAAGAAAAATTTACGCAATGCCCGGTCGGGACTGGGTATCCGCTTCGACACCAACAACCACGGGTTTCGCGATCGCGATATCGGCGTGCCGAAACCGCTGGGCGTGACACGCCTGTTGTGCATTGGCGGATCCACCACGGAAGAAGGGGCGACCAACGAAACGACCTACCCGAAAAGATTGGAAAAAATGCTGCAAGCCCATTTCGGCGGAAATCAATCCGTCGAAGTGTTCAATTGCGGAATTTCCGGACTCACGACCTCGGGACATCTCGCGCGGTTGGCCGACTATCTCGCGATCGAACCGGATCTCCTGGTTTTTTACGAGGGCGTGAACGACATTCACCGCGACCTTGTCGAATATTGGCGAACCGTCGGCGCGGCCCCATGGCAAAAACTGTTAAGCCGGTCGGCGTTTGCGGCATGGAAACTGAACGCCCTACTGTATCCGAATGAAACCTCGATACAAAAAGACATACAAAGTCTCGTCATCGAAAATCTTCACGCCATCGGCCGTGTGGCGCGAAGCCGGGGCATCCGCATGGTCCTCTGCAGTGTCGCCTGCCCGGATCCAAGGACGGTTACAGACGACGAACGGCGGTTTTACGATTATCACGCCCGGAACGCCGGACTCGATCCCTGCCTCAATCTCGAACGCTATGCGCGCATGGTCCACCTTCTCAACGAGGAACTAAGGCTTTTCTGCCGGCGCGAAGGATTCCTCTATGTGCCCGTGGCTGAGCGAATTACAGGAGGATACGAGACCTTCAGCGACATGTACCACATGACGGAATCGGGCATCGGACGCAAGGCGGAGGCCATTTTCGATTGCCTCAAGGATTATTTACCGCTTCGTCCCTGACGCCACGTTTGCTTTTTGGATGACAAGTCCGGCAAAACAATGGTATAAACATCCAAGAGGATCGATTTGGCTGTTCGTGCGGCGGCCCTCCGGGACGCTGCACGGCACTGCGAGACGAGGAGTGATGTCTCCATGAGCGCCGATCAGGATTTCGAGCCGTATTTGCAGGTAGGGTGTCCCGTTGCGTTTCATTCGGATCCTTTTGTAAAGGATGCCCCGCGCTATAGCAGCGTAATTCGTGGTTGGCGCAGACTTTCCTACGTTCTCGTGGACCGACCGCGCATTGGGCCGCATTTTGCGGCCATCCGCGAAAATCAGCCCTGCGTCATCCGGTTCGTTCGCGACGGCAAGGCCTGCGCGTTCGATTCGC from Candidatus Hydrogenedentota bacterium encodes the following:
- a CDS encoding NAD(P)H-hydrate dehydratase; the encoded protein is MNELDAEFARSLLPARPLDAHKGTFGHLFIVAGSRGFTGAAKLACEAAMRSGVGLVTLGVPRPLADCMAAVLTEAMTLPLPATDAESFSEDAVEPALAFAHGKQAVALGPGLSQHPSTLAFVAAFVKKCPVPLLADADGLNALAAQPDALTGVSAPFVITPHPGEMARLLQTSSEEVQRDREAAAREAAKRFGCVAVLKGHRTLIATPDGELHLNTTGNAGLAKGGTGDVLAGLIGGLMAQGMSVRDAAILGVYVHGLAGDRAASVRTQRGMTASDVVRAIPDAWRLIEEGTPP
- the thiL gene encoding thiamine-phosphate kinase, whose protein sequence is MSRLRDMGEFGLIAHIAKLAKSAPHVIEGIGDDCAVLRLDRRTLLVSCDLSMEGVHFLPGTPPEAIGWKSAASSLSDIAAMGGAANFVLVSLACPLDCDVAFIERVYDGLLDALAQYGAVLIGGDTSRSPAGLLLDVTVIGEAVGERCLTRRGARPGDCLAVTGHLGLSAAGLHALKHGHDAPSLVRAHYQPVPRISEGQWLASRPEVHAMIDISDGLAQDAGHLAEAERLGLNIKKQLVPLHPDLAAYVEQHGCDAYAFAVAGGEDYELAFAVDGQACEEVFAAFRREFRTLISVVGRFTDAWHGVRVDGEPMAQGGFEHFRSQ
- a CDS encoding RNA methyltransferase: MSELEPYYAGTPREEWQTAPANPVHVVLDNLRSAYNVGSIFRTSDAGAVAHIHLCGMSAHPPHRKIEKTSLGAFAYVPWTYYERTGDAIDRLHAEGVPIVAVEVRPNAISHTMYPWPKPVAVVFGNEVFGIADKTIARCDAVVQIPMLGHKNTINVATAFGIVLFEILRRWNALATDF
- a CDS encoding glycosyltransferase family 9 protein; protein product: MQNGLPRILIIRLSAIGDVVRVLPALNTIRAAYPNAQIDWAVEPKSAGVVEDHPLLDNVLVFDRDHGSRAFLQFCRQIRARRYDIAVDFHGILKSGAIIGASRAPERYGFASPRAQEGSWIFTNHRAALRSKNMNRVAENLTLCDLFCKRREAYGPAIYVPPDIQEAVDAFYEESFDAGKRVVAMHAPMERPEKRWPAERFAELAERLLADGRFEVLMTWGPGQRGDVEAVVSLMRRKPVIPPETGGLKELAWLLHRADLYFGGDTGPMHIASIMGVPVVAVFGGTDPAKHAPYQRPCEILYVDDPSLSAEEKLRRITADKAFDACIRMVSGQARRRGDTAS
- a CDS encoding SIS domain-containing protein — translated: MPKLSEVEESVLNAMTARRPDLGICAETLLALHEALVRSYDAGGKLLVCGNGGSHSDAVHIVGELCKSFERKRPVTPELKTRLEPLAYGKELAQYLETGLPAIALGCNGALKTAVENDSPLRNIAYAQETLALGKPGDVFIGISTSGNAENCLMAMSVARAVGMTVVSLTGPKGGKMAEFADIALRAPGNTTKEIQEAHLALYHTFCALIEAHYFPEMR
- a CDS encoding thiamine pyrophosphate-dependent enzyme, with translation MGGEAITRARLLRARAIRGAGSIEAALAAGTLPRRADMTLSEAIVLGLLRQGVRRFLCVLGHGSTEVGEVLRVYESEGLVRTYGVRNEIEATHAATALRWVTGEKAAVVASIGPGPLQALAASITPASDGIGVWFLFGDETTEDEGPNMQQVPKHEQHLFLRLCATMGEAYCLHTPGAVATALRRGMNTVDHPFRAGPFFLLMPMNTQPAIIPSFNLDELPVAPPPRPGAAADDSAYVQAVEWIRSARRIVVKAGGGARHAGPELIEFLELAGAVAVLSPLVSGVIPYEHPRNMGVGGSKGSLCGNFAMEEADLLVAVGTRAVCQSDCSRTGYPKAEHVVNINADMDAAMHYNRTLPLVGDAALTLAELNARLRAAPQADGSPDWLDVCLKKREEWQAFKAKRYATPCLLDEAWGREVLTQPAAIKTASDWARAHDAVSFFDAGDVQANGFQIVEDDRLGRTFTETGASYMGFAVSALLATGIAEQPFYGLAFTGDGSFTMNPQILIDGAMHGARGCILLFDNRRMGAISGLQGAQYGAIHATWDTVEVDYAAWANAVKGVQGLFGGHSTRELLDALDKARAHEGLSLIHLPVYYGDDPLGGMGVFGRWNVGNWCTDTQAMRHDIGL
- a CDS encoding NAD-dependent succinate-semialdehyde dehydrogenase codes for the protein MTIPNLMYIDGEWVAASDGCTLNIVNPATEEAVDTIPMATETDVDRALEAADRAWRSWREVDAWTRSATLRKAADLVRDRADAIAAVITEEQGKTIAEARGETLAAADQFDWYADEARRIYGRLVDGHSRAHRIMVMRQPIGPVAAFSPWNFPALLSSRKMAPAIAAGCSIVVKPAREAPRTTLCLAQACHDAGVPRGVVNVVTGDSGMISRKLCLSPVIRKVTLTGSAPVGQELLRLCAEVVKPVTMELGGHNPVLVFEDADIDRAAEICARGKFRNNGQVCIAASRFFVQESIAERFTARFVEVTRGLRQGNGRDPKTDVGPLANRRRLEATEAFVADAVAKGAKVECGGARASEFPKGFFYKPTVLTGVTDDMDIMNEEPFCPVAPIATFSALDDALTQANNTRFGLAAYVFTQNTRTMFLAAEGLEAGMIGVNNLVIASAEIPFGGVKASGFGREGGSEGIEAYTMAKYVNILL
- a CDS encoding SGNH/GDSL hydrolase family protein, with the protein product MMNHAFPEKVRVDGACGKNRRFTRACFAVIGCLLWLLAAGLALETSAVVRLWWIETHNPFILAAKRNASPRDSKPLPLRNGENFRRDCVDPPGWNSLVPAPALPEWAEPRQQESKEEAERRRAFFGGLNEADKNLFALLNDEWVAVIDMSGKVRHVYGNWLCRAAVEAGALPPMLLALERRLAEPGAPKPKRSGSYVNLKLEAIPDIRDDKEILLRESGDPGLFHAFIPSDFKTLRFGNLPPDTPWDGIPFFRYKKNLRNARSGLGIRFDTNNHGFRDRDIGVPKPLGVTRLLCIGGSTTEEGATNETTYPKRLEKMLQAHFGGNQSVEVFNCGISGLTTSGHLARLADYLAIEPDLLVFYEGVNDIHRDLVEYWRTVGAAPWQKLLSRSAFAAWKLNALLYPNETSIQKDIQSLVIENLHAIGRVARSRGIRMVLCSVACPDPRTVTDDERRFYDYHARNAGLDPCLNLERYARMVHLLNEELRLFCRREGFLYVPVAERITGGYETFSDMYHMTESGIGRKAEAIFDCLKDYLPLRP